Proteins encoded together in one Mannheimia haemolytica window:
- the tusA gene encoding Sulfurtransferase TusA, with translation MTQLTVNKELDTLGLRCPEPVMLTRKTIRSMEEGEILHIIADDPATTRDIPSFCEFMDHQLIQKEVDSTPYHYWIKKGLE, from the coding sequence ATGACTCAATTAACTGTAAATAAAGAATTAGATACCTTAGGGCTACGTTGCCCCGAGCCGGTGATGCTCACCCGTAAAACAATCCGTAGTATGGAAGAAGGGGAAATTTTGCATATCATCGCCGATGACCCAGCTACCACCCGCGATATTCCGAGTTTCTGCGAATTTATGGATCACCAATTAATTCAAAAAGAAGTGGACTCCACTCCATACCATTATTGGATTAAAAAGGGCTTGGAATAA
- the rraB gene encoding Regulator of ribonuclease activity B, with protein MYNFDELRTETDEIISSLLADGSDPEALYIIEHHVAHHDFDKLEKLVVDAYKLGYEISEAEEVEDENGKVIFVCDIVSEINLNADLITAQQKELLPLIEKAGAEYEGWGTYFEDPNADEDEYGDDGEFFDDEDDDFEDEPRRH; from the coding sequence ATGTACAATTTCGATGAATTACGCACAGAAACCGATGAAATCATTTCATCATTATTAGCCGATGGTTCAGATCCTGAAGCCCTTTATATTATTGAACACCACGTTGCTCACCACGATTTTGATAAATTGGAAAAATTAGTAGTTGATGCCTATAAGCTGGGCTATGAAATTTCCGAAGCGGAAGAAGTGGAAGACGAAAACGGTAAAGTGATTTTTGTATGCGACATTGTGAGCGAAATTAACCTCAATGCCGATTTAATTACCGCACAACAAAAAGAGTTACTGCCATTAATTGAAAAAGCCGGTGCTGAGTATGAGGGCTGGGGAACCTACTTTGAAGATCCGAATGCTGATGAAGATGAGTACGGCGATGACGGTGAATTTTTCGATGATGAAGATGACGATTTTGAGGACGAACCTCGCCGTCATTAA
- the engB gene encoding Probable GTP-binding protein EngB, translating into MKLNYHKTHFLTSAPDIRHLPEDTGVEIAFAGRSNAGKSTALNALTNQKSLARTSKTPGRTQLINLFEVEPNCKLVDLPGYGYAAVPEQMKIQWQKALGEYLQKRECLGGVVILMDIRHPLKDLDQQMIEWAVSANLPVLLLLTKADKLSQSARSKQVKMVREAILPFQGDIQVEAYSALNKIGIDKLSNKLDSWFAPELITE; encoded by the coding sequence ATGAAATTAAATTATCATAAAACCCATTTTTTAACCTCCGCACCGGATATTCGCCATTTACCGGAAGATACCGGTGTTGAAATTGCGTTTGCCGGGCGTTCAAATGCCGGTAAATCGACCGCCTTGAATGCGTTAACTAACCAAAAAAGTTTAGCCCGTACGTCCAAAACACCGGGGCGAACGCAGTTGATTAACTTGTTTGAGGTTGAGCCGAATTGTAAGTTGGTGGATTTACCCGGCTATGGCTATGCAGCAGTACCTGAACAGATGAAAATCCAATGGCAAAAGGCATTAGGTGAATATTTACAAAAGCGTGAATGTTTAGGCGGTGTGGTGATTTTAATGGATATTCGCCACCCGTTAAAAGATTTAGATCAACAGATGATTGAATGGGCAGTGTCGGCCAACTTGCCGGTGTTACTGCTGTTGACCAAAGCGGATAAGTTAAGCCAATCGGCACGTTCTAAGCAGGTAAAAATGGTAAGAGAAGCGATTTTACCGTTCCAAGGCGATATTCAAGTAGAGGCTTATTCCGCACTGAATAAAATCGGTATTGATAAGCTGTCGAACAAATTAGATAGCTGGTTTGCACCAGAATTAATCACAGAATAA
- the yhaI gene encoding Inner membrane protein yhaI, translating to MIWYKALFSFNGRLNRQGFWIGFGINFLFLFVVAMLINLADLSLLSVLPLVITGFSLSAIIIKRLHDRNRSGKALLMVLVPIICYLAAPYSQGIMQILLGQVMPAFIGMLLFLEWGVFAGNPEPNQYGEQGLSFKFRE from the coding sequence ATGATTTGGTATAAAGCACTTTTTAGTTTTAACGGTAGGCTAAACAGACAAGGTTTTTGGATTGGATTTGGAATCAACTTTCTTTTCCTGTTTGTGGTTGCGATGTTGATAAATTTAGCTGATTTGTCTTTATTAAGTGTGCTGCCGCTTGTAATTACAGGATTTAGCCTGTCTGCTATTATTATCAAACGATTACACGACCGCAATCGTTCGGGAAAAGCCTTGTTAATGGTGTTAGTACCGATTATTTGTTATCTCGCAGCCCCTTATTCGCAAGGAATTATGCAGATATTACTAGGACAGGTAATGCCGGCATTTATTGGAATGTTGCTCTTTTTAGAATGGGGCGTATTTGCCGGTAATCCTGAACCGAATCAATATGGTGAGCAAGGCTTATCTTTTAAATTTAGAGAATAA
- the zupT gene encoding Zinc transporter ZupT: MGFAAGVMIAASFWSLLAPSLEYAEADYGSLAWLPAAIGFLAGGAFIRLIDYVVPHLHLSKPIEQAEGNDQLKQGLSKSTLLFLAITIHNIPEGLAIGVAFGALATQVSGVDASIMGAIGLAIGIGLQNIPEGSSLALPIRGEGHSRKKAFWYGSMSAVVEPIAAVIGAVFVLSMAAILPYALAFAAGAMIFVVVEELIPESQSSGNTDIATLSLMLGFVVMMVLDVALG, from the coding sequence ATGGGCTTTGCTGCCGGGGTGATGATTGCAGCCTCGTTTTGGTCTTTGCTTGCACCTTCTTTAGAATATGCCGAGGCGGATTATGGCTCTTTAGCTTGGTTGCCTGCAGCGATTGGCTTTCTTGCCGGCGGAGCTTTTATTCGATTAATTGACTATGTTGTGCCGCATTTGCACTTGAGTAAGCCGATTGAGCAAGCTGAAGGAAATGATCAACTTAAACAAGGCTTATCAAAATCTACTTTGCTTTTTCTTGCGATTACGATTCATAATATTCCAGAAGGATTAGCCATAGGGGTGGCTTTCGGTGCTTTGGCAACCCAAGTTTCAGGCGTAGATGCTTCCATTATGGGAGCTATCGGTTTGGCAATCGGAATAGGGTTACAAAACATTCCCGAAGGCTCGTCACTTGCATTGCCAATTCGAGGTGAGGGGCACAGTCGGAAGAAAGCATTTTGGTATGGCTCTATGTCAGCAGTGGTTGAACCTATTGCAGCGGTGATTGGGGCAGTTTTTGTGCTATCGATGGCAGCTATTTTACCTTATGCTCTTGCTTTTGCTGCCGGAGCGATGATTTTCGTGGTGGTAGAAGAATTGATCCCAGAATCGCAAAGTTCGGGCAATACCGATATTGCGACTTTAAGTTTGATGTTGGGCTTTGTGGTAATGATGGTACTTGATGTAGCTTTAGGATAG
- the recD gene encoding Exodeoxyribonuclease V alpha chain, which translates to MLNLLLELKQEKVISDLNYQFARFIDNKQKPYGYSPLEQDLAVLAAALVSYQVGLGHTALRLENLSLSSLFELNSKPQTYHLLEQILQKIEQIPPLEWQSVLKNHIAFSHSPETIKPMLFQNGLLYFYRYWQAEHRIAGYLQQAVGFSEKFANTELNKNILNQLFTEQSQTVNWQKVAVATALEKPFSLISGGPGTGKTTTVVKLLLGLQLKQQALQKPYLQIALAAPTGKAAARMKESLESKLAEEKGLSEALKQAIPTQAVTIHRLLGARPLSEETKYHAKNPWHYDLVVLDEASMIDLSMMEKIVQALKPNSRLIMLGDKDQLASVEAGSIMGELGSFIENGYSQSHCDYLKDVTGYQIEVGNALPIGDCLSHLKHSYRFGEKAWIGELANAVNEQKINLSWEIFAKYKSSNKLENCCYPETKEVTDKSSWIEKSVQMVVDKAVELYRDYLQAVQKREKNPHSVSVKAIFEKFQKVRILSALRVSELGVERLNIAIAEGLRRAGLVKFNHSRDRYIGKPILMTENMPINSIASGDVGIILPDENGESRVYFDSLQENREHHSLPLGRVSNYETAYIMTVHKSQGSEFEHTVLVLPHSISPVLTKELIYTAITRAKDKFTLFGSEKVWKYSVGAKTERQSGLKEQINGKFS; encoded by the coding sequence ATGCTAAATTTATTATTGGAACTTAAACAAGAGAAGGTGATTTCTGACTTAAATTATCAATTTGCCCGTTTTATTGATAACAAACAGAAACCTTATGGTTATTCGCCTTTAGAACAAGATTTAGCGGTGTTAGCTGCTGCGTTGGTTTCTTACCAAGTGGGGCTTGGGCATACGGCATTACGTTTAGAAAATCTCAGCCTTTCTTCTCTTTTTGAATTAAATAGCAAGCCACAAACTTATCATTTGCTCGAACAAATTTTGCAAAAAATTGAGCAAATTCCACCGCTTGAATGGCAGAGCGTGCTGAAAAATCATATCGCTTTTAGCCATTCTCCCGAAACAATTAAACCGATGTTATTCCAAAACGGTTTGCTCTATTTTTATCGCTACTGGCAAGCGGAACATCGAATTGCCGGTTATTTACAACAAGCGGTTGGTTTTTCGGAAAAATTTGCAAATACCGAATTAAATAAAAACATTCTCAATCAATTATTTACTGAGCAATCTCAAACAGTCAATTGGCAAAAAGTTGCAGTGGCAACGGCACTGGAAAAGCCATTTAGCTTAATTTCAGGTGGGCCGGGAACAGGAAAAACCACGACAGTGGTGAAATTATTACTCGGGCTGCAATTAAAACAGCAAGCACTACAAAAACCATATTTGCAAATAGCTCTGGCTGCACCAACAGGAAAAGCAGCGGCAAGAATGAAGGAGTCGCTGGAAAGTAAGCTGGCGGAAGAGAAGGGCTTATCTGAGGCGTTAAAACAGGCTATTCCAACACAAGCTGTGACAATTCATCGTTTGCTTGGGGCTAGACCATTGAGTGAAGAAACCAAATATCACGCCAAAAACCCGTGGCATTATGATTTGGTAGTATTAGATGAGGCTTCAATGATTGATTTATCGATGATGGAGAAAATTGTTCAAGCCCTCAAACCAAACTCTCGCTTGATAATGCTGGGGGATAAAGATCAGCTTGCCTCTGTAGAGGCAGGATCGATTATGGGAGAACTAGGTTCTTTTATCGAGAATGGTTATAGCCAATCACATTGTGATTACCTGAAAGATGTTACCGGTTACCAAATTGAAGTCGGTAATGCGTTGCCGATTGGTGACTGTTTATCGCACTTAAAGCATAGTTATCGATTTGGTGAAAAAGCGTGGATTGGCGAGCTGGCAAATGCAGTAAATGAGCAAAAAATTAATCTTTCGTGGGAGATTTTTGCTAAATATAAAAGCAGCAATAAGTTAGAAAACTGCTGTTATCCGGAAACGAAAGAGGTAACAGATAAATCAAGTTGGATTGAAAAAAGTGTGCAAATGGTGGTGGATAAGGCAGTTGAACTTTATCGTGATTATTTGCAAGCGGTTCAAAAACGGGAGAAAAATCCACATTCAGTGAGTGTGAAAGCGATTTTTGAGAAATTCCAAAAAGTCCGCATTTTATCAGCCTTAAGGGTAAGTGAACTCGGTGTTGAACGCCTTAATATTGCGATTGCAGAAGGACTACGCAGAGCTGGGTTGGTGAAATTTAATCATAGCCGAGATCGTTATATCGGAAAACCGATTTTAATGACAGAAAATATGCCGATAAATAGCATTGCCAGTGGTGATGTTGGCATCATTTTGCCTGACGAAAATGGGGAAAGCCGAGTTTATTTTGATTCGTTACAAGAAAATAGAGAACACCATAGTTTGCCGTTAGGCAGGGTTTCAAATTATGAAACGGCTTATATTATGACGGTGCATAAATCGCAAGGATCTGAATTTGAACATACAGTATTGGTGTTACCGCATTCGATTTCCCCGGTGCTGACGAAAGAGTTAATTTACACGGCAATCACAAGAGCGAAAGATAAATTTACCTTATTTGGTAGCGAAAAAGTGTGGAAATATAGTGTTGGAGCTAAAACCGAAAGACAAAGTGGGCTAAAAGAACAAATAAATGGCAAATTTAGCTAA
- the alr gene encoding Alanine racemase, biosynthetic produces MKPATATIDSQALRHNIRLIKSFAPKQKLLAMIKANAYGQGLLPAAGTLADMVDGFGVARLREALEIQETGYTGKIVLVEGFFDREELLKTLSRKFDTVIHNLEQLELLEQVAKEWQAEQQKGFWARKAKIYFPINIWLKIDTGMHRLGIHPEQVDHFVERLKNCALVNSISFVSHFSRADELDCGYTEKQISVFEQATQKYHDHARSISASSGILYWKQAHYDWVRPGIIMHGISPHYTPITDLGFKPVMTLSSSLIAVRTHKAGEPVGYGGAWVSPKDTKLGVIAMGYGDGYPRNAPEGTPVLINGRIVPIVGRVSMDMLTVDLGAESQDKVGDKAIFWGEQLLIEDVAKHIGVISYELITKLTPRVIFEYK; encoded by the coding sequence ATGAAACCAGCAACAGCAACCATTGATAGCCAAGCCCTCCGCCATAATATTCGCCTGATCAAATCTTTTGCACCAAAGCAAAAATTATTGGCGATGATTAAAGCCAATGCTTACGGGCAAGGCTTATTGCCGGCTGCCGGTACATTAGCGGATATGGTTGATGGCTTTGGGGTTGCCCGTTTGCGTGAGGCCTTAGAAATTCAAGAAACCGGCTACACAGGCAAAATTGTGTTAGTTGAAGGTTTTTTCGACCGAGAAGAGTTGCTCAAAACGCTTTCTCGTAAGTTTGATACCGTGATTCATAATCTCGAACAACTGGAATTACTCGAGCAAGTAGCAAAAGAATGGCAGGCAGAGCAACAAAAAGGCTTTTGGGCTCGTAAAGCCAAAATCTACTTCCCGATTAATATTTGGCTAAAAATCGACACCGGAATGCACCGTTTAGGCATTCACCCGGAACAAGTCGATCATTTTGTTGAACGTTTGAAAAATTGTGCGTTGGTTAATTCAATCAGCTTTGTCAGCCATTTTAGCCGTGCCGATGAACTCGATTGTGGCTACACCGAAAAACAAATTTCAGTATTTGAGCAAGCTACGCAAAAATATCACGATCACGCCCGCAGTATTTCCGCCTCAAGCGGTATTCTTTATTGGAAACAGGCTCATTATGATTGGGTTCGCCCGGGTATTATTATGCACGGCATTTCTCCCCATTATACGCCGATTACCGATTTAGGTTTTAAACCGGTAATGACGCTTTCGTCTTCCCTGATCGCTGTGCGTACCCACAAAGCCGGCGAGCCGGTCGGTTATGGTGGAGCTTGGGTAAGCCCTAAAGATACCAAGCTCGGCGTGATTGCAATGGGCTACGGCGATGGCTACCCCCGCAATGCTCCAGAAGGCACACCTGTGTTGATTAACGGCAGAATAGTGCCAATTGTCGGTCGGGTTTCGATGGATATGCTGACGGTCGATTTAGGTGCAGAGAGCCAAGATAAAGTGGGCGATAAAGCCATTTTTTGGGGAGAGCAACTATTGATTGAAGATGTGGCGAAACACATTGGCGTGATTAGCTATGAGCTGATTACCAAGCTCACCCCTCGCGTGATTTTTGAATATAAATAA
- the sodA gene encoding Superoxide dismutase [Mn], translating to MAYTLPELGYAYDALEPHFDAKTMEIHHTKHHQTYINNANAALEAHPELLEKCPAELIKDLSQVPEEKRTAVRNNVGGHVNHTLFWKGLKTGTTLQGALKEAIERDFGSVEAFQAEFEKAATTRFGSGWAWLVAADGKLAVVSTANQDNPLMGKEVAGVSGYPILGLDVWEHAYYLNYQNRRPDFIKAFWNVVNWDEAARRFEEKVATCSCAK from the coding sequence ATGGCATACACATTACCAGAATTAGGCTACGCTTATGACGCATTAGAGCCACATTTTGATGCAAAAACAATGGAAATTCACCATACTAAACATCATCAAACCTATATCAATAATGCCAACGCTGCATTAGAAGCTCACCCCGAATTATTAGAAAAATGCCCGGCTGAGTTAATTAAAGATTTAAGCCAAGTACCTGAAGAAAAACGTACCGCAGTGCGTAATAATGTGGGCGGACACGTAAACCACACTTTATTCTGGAAAGGTTTAAAAACAGGCACAACATTACAAGGTGCATTAAAAGAAGCGATTGAACGTGATTTCGGTTCGGTTGAAGCATTCCAAGCAGAATTTGAAAAAGCAGCAACAACGCGTTTCGGTTCAGGCTGGGCGTGGTTAGTGGCGGCAGACGGCAAATTAGCTGTTGTTTCAACTGCAAACCAAGACAACCCATTAATGGGCAAAGAAGTAGCTGGCGTTTCAGGCTACCCGATTTTAGGCTTAGACGTTTGGGAACACGCTTACTACTTAAACTACCAAAACCGCCGTCCGGATTTCATTAAAGCATTCTGGAACGTGGTAAACTGGGACGAAGCAGCTCGCCGTTTTGAAGAAAAAGTGGCAACCTGCAGTTGTGCGAAATAA
- the thrA gene encoding Aspartokinase I/homoserine dehydrogenase I: MRVLKFGGTSLANPERFMQAAEIIEKSHLADQAAGVLSAPAKITNHLVAIVDKAIAGESFQSNLSEATEIFHNIINGLYAANNHFAKEALLALVDAELNQIQQVAAESAQTKSLSDKIAATIHCRGEKLSIAMMQAWFEAKGYEVTRIDPVEKLLAHGSYLESSVDIAESTKRVDAGSIPKKNIVLMAGFTAGNEQGELVLLGRNGSDYSAACLAACLKADVCEIWTDVDGVYTCDPRLVPDAVCLETMSYQEAMELSYFGAKVIHPRTIGPLVPLNIPCLIKNTANPEGKGTLIDGNVANDNLKVKGITNLDNVAMFNVSGSGMQGMVGMAARVFSTMSKAGISVILITQSSSEYSISFCVPAKSAEKALAALNVEFAQELSENLLDPIDIIKDLSIVSVVGDGMRTAKGIAARFFSALAQANISIVAIAQGSSERSISAVVPLNKAIEAVKATHKSLFNSKRVVDMFLVGVGGVGSELIEQVKQQKEFLAKKDIEIRVCALANSDKMLLNENGLNLDNWKEDLEKAIQPSDFDVLLSFIKFHHVVNPVFVDCTSAQSVANLYARALKEGFHVVTPNKKANTSGYDYYLEMRENARQSQHKFLYETNVGAGLPVIENLQNLLAAGDEVEKFEGILSGSLSFIFGKLEEGLTLSQATLIAKEKGFTEPDPRDDLSGADVARKLLILARETGLPLEFDDIEIEGVLPKGFSEGMSRDEFLQVLPSLDAEFSKRVEAAKAEGKVLRYVGSITGDKCRVAIEAVDENHPLYKVKDGENALAFLTRYYNPIPLLLRGYGAGNSVTAAGIFADILRTLQGGVN, from the coding sequence ATGCGAGTTCTTAAATTTGGAGGCACTTCCCTTGCCAACCCTGAACGCTTTATGCAAGCGGCAGAGATTATCGAAAAATCCCACTTGGCAGATCAAGCTGCCGGTGTATTATCTGCCCCTGCCAAAATCACTAATCACCTTGTTGCTATTGTAGATAAAGCGATTGCTGGTGAATCATTTCAATCTAATCTTTCCGAAGCTACCGAGATTTTCCACAACATCATTAACGGCTTATATGCTGCAAATAATCACTTTGCTAAAGAAGCACTATTAGCCTTAGTGGACGCGGAATTAAACCAAATTCAACAAGTGGCGGCAGAGTCAGCTCAAACCAAATCGTTGTCAGATAAAATTGCTGCCACCATTCACTGCCGGGGTGAAAAACTCTCTATTGCGATGATGCAAGCGTGGTTTGAGGCAAAAGGCTATGAAGTCACTCGCATTGATCCGGTTGAAAAATTATTGGCTCACGGCAGTTATTTGGAATCTTCGGTCGATATCGCTGAATCCACCAAACGAGTTGATGCAGGTTCAATTCCAAAGAAAAATATTGTTCTCATGGCTGGTTTTACCGCAGGTAATGAACAAGGCGAACTGGTGTTATTAGGGCGTAACGGTTCAGATTATTCTGCTGCTTGTTTAGCAGCGTGCTTAAAAGCCGATGTGTGTGAAATCTGGACGGACGTAGATGGCGTTTACACCTGTGACCCTCGTTTAGTGCCTGATGCAGTATGCTTAGAAACAATGAGCTACCAAGAGGCAATGGAGCTTTCCTACTTTGGGGCGAAAGTGATCCACCCTCGCACCATCGGGCCTTTAGTGCCACTCAATATTCCGTGTTTAATCAAAAATACCGCCAATCCGGAAGGAAAAGGTACATTAATTGATGGCAATGTGGCAAACGATAATCTCAAAGTAAAAGGGATTACCAACCTTGATAACGTGGCGATGTTCAACGTTTCAGGTTCAGGAATGCAAGGAATGGTGGGTATGGCCGCCCGAGTGTTCTCAACGATGTCGAAAGCCGGTATTTCGGTAATTTTAATTACCCAATCATCATCAGAATATAGCATCAGCTTCTGTGTGCCGGCAAAATCAGCAGAAAAAGCCTTAGCTGCATTAAATGTTGAATTTGCACAAGAGTTATCTGAAAACTTACTTGACCCGATTGATATTATTAAAGATTTATCTATTGTTTCGGTGGTTGGTGATGGTATGCGTACCGCTAAAGGGATTGCTGCCCGTTTCTTCTCTGCCCTTGCTCAAGCTAACATCAGCATTGTAGCAATTGCACAAGGTTCATCAGAGCGTTCCATTTCTGCTGTCGTGCCGTTAAATAAAGCGATTGAGGCAGTAAAAGCAACTCACAAATCGCTATTTAACAGCAAACGTGTAGTGGATATGTTTTTAGTCGGTGTAGGCGGTGTCGGGAGCGAACTCATCGAACAGGTCAAACAGCAAAAGGAGTTTTTGGCAAAGAAGGACATTGAGATCCGTGTATGTGCGTTAGCCAACTCGGATAAAATGTTACTCAACGAAAACGGCTTGAATTTAGACAACTGGAAAGAAGATTTAGAAAAAGCAATTCAGCCGTCAGACTTTGACGTATTGCTTTCTTTCATCAAATTCCACCACGTGGTAAACCCGGTGTTTGTAGATTGTACTTCGGCACAATCGGTGGCAAACCTGTACGCACGAGCCTTAAAAGAAGGCTTCCACGTTGTGACACCAAACAAAAAAGCTAATACTTCAGGTTATGATTACTACTTAGAAATGCGTGAAAATGCCCGTCAAAGCCAGCATAAATTCCTCTACGAAACTAATGTAGGGGCTGGTTTACCGGTAATTGAAAACTTACAAAACCTATTAGCTGCCGGTGATGAAGTGGAAAAATTTGAAGGGATTTTATCCGGTTCGCTCTCTTTCATTTTCGGCAAATTAGAAGAAGGTTTAACCCTTTCGCAAGCAACTTTAATCGCCAAAGAAAAAGGCTTTACCGAGCCTGATCCACGAGATGATTTATCCGGTGCAGATGTTGCTCGTAAACTCTTAATTCTTGCTCGTGAAACCGGCTTACCGCTTGAATTTGACGACATTGAAATTGAAGGTGTATTACCAAAAGGCTTCTCGGAAGGAATGAGCCGTGATGAATTTTTACAAGTGCTACCTTCATTAGATGCTGAATTCAGCAAACGTGTTGAGGCAGCTAAAGCGGAAGGCAAAGTATTGCGTTATGTAGGTTCGATCACCGGTGACAAGTGCCGTGTTGCCATTGAAGCCGTGGACGAAAACCATCCGCTTTACAAAGTAAAAGACGGCGAAAATGCTCTTGCCTTCCTCACTCGCTACTACAACCCGATCCCACTGTTATTGCGTGGCTATGGTGCAGGCAATAGCGTAACCGCTGCCGGTATTTTTGCCGATATTCTGCGTACCTTACAAGGGGGGGTAAACTAA
- the thrB gene encoding Homoserine kinase — MVLRIYAPASSANISVGFDSLGAAISPIDGSLLGDVVQIEESEQVFELESAGYFVRKLPKEPQKNIVYQAYVLFSERLKLRGGVVKNLRLTLEKNMPIGSGLGSSACSIVAALVALNKFHDEPFSKMELLEMMGELEGRISGSIHYDNVAPCYLGGLQLMTQSLGNICQPLPFFDEWYWVLAYPGVEVSTAEARAILPKSYTRQDMIQQARYLGSFVHACHTHQDILAATMMKDLIAEPYREDLLPNFPTVRQGCKDLGALAVGISGSGPTMFAIAPDLEHAQRLVSYLEKEYLQNNEGFIHICKVDNQGARELK; from the coding sequence ATGGTATTACGAATTTATGCCCCTGCCTCCAGTGCCAATATCAGCGTAGGTTTTGATTCACTCGGGGCGGCAATCTCCCCGATTGATGGCTCTCTACTAGGCGATGTAGTTCAAATTGAAGAATCCGAGCAAGTTTTTGAACTGGAAAGTGCCGGTTACTTTGTTCGTAAGCTACCAAAAGAGCCACAAAAAAACATCGTTTACCAAGCCTATGTGCTATTTAGCGAACGGCTAAAACTGCGTGGCGGTGTTGTGAAAAACTTACGCCTAACGCTGGAAAAAAATATGCCGATTGGCTCAGGGCTTGGCTCAAGTGCTTGTTCTATTGTTGCAGCATTGGTCGCACTCAATAAATTCCACGATGAACCCTTCTCCAAAATGGAATTACTGGAAATGATGGGCGAATTGGAAGGCAGAATTTCAGGTTCAATCCATTACGACAACGTTGCCCCTTGCTATTTAGGTGGCTTGCAATTAATGACACAATCGCTCGGTAATATTTGCCAACCGTTGCCATTCTTTGATGAGTGGTATTGGGTGCTTGCCTACCCGGGCGTGGAAGTATCAACTGCTGAAGCCCGTGCTATTTTGCCGAAAAGCTACACTCGACAAGATATGATTCAGCAAGCTCGCTACTTAGGCTCTTTCGTCCACGCTTGCCATACACACCAAGATATCTTGGCTGCTACAATGATGAAAGACCTAATTGCTGAGCCTTACCGTGAAGATTTACTGCCGAACTTTCCGACTGTTCGTCAAGGCTGTAAAGACTTAGGTGCGTTAGCGGTCGGTATTTCAGGTTCCGGTCCGACAATGTTTGCGATAGCCCCTGATCTCGAACACGCTCAACGTTTAGTGAGCTATTTAGAGAAAGAATATCTACAAAACAACGAAGGCTTTATTCATATCTGTAAAGTCGATAATCAAGGAGCAAGAGAGCTGAAATAG